Proteins encoded together in one Chitinophaga lutea window:
- a CDS encoding YggS family pyridoxal phosphate-dependent enzyme gives MELTEAIRQQTIHIQEKIRRACIRCGRRPDEVQLLLATKTVPPENIRAAIAAGARLIGENKVQELRDKDAALQGLDIERHFIGHLQSNKVKDVLKYAGCIQSVDRISIAEQLDRRLQAEGRGLDIYVQVNTSAEDSKFGIAPAEAVDFIKALRPFRSLRLKGLMTIGLLDADPEWRRPSLRQLRLVRNKIMREGIEGIGELGLSMGMSGDMEMAIEEGATLVRIGTAIFGNRIPGKEVWDETAAANSH, from the coding sequence ATGGAATTAACGGAAGCCATCAGGCAGCAAACTATACATATACAGGAAAAGATCCGGCGCGCCTGCATCCGATGCGGGCGCCGGCCGGATGAAGTGCAGCTGCTCCTGGCCACCAAAACCGTGCCCCCCGAAAACATCCGCGCCGCCATTGCCGCCGGCGCAAGGCTCATCGGGGAAAACAAGGTACAGGAGCTGCGGGACAAAGATGCCGCCCTGCAAGGGCTGGACATCGAGCGCCATTTCATCGGCCACCTGCAAAGCAACAAGGTAAAAGATGTATTGAAATACGCCGGCTGCATCCAGTCCGTAGACCGCATCAGCATCGCCGAGCAGCTCGACCGGCGTTTGCAGGCCGAAGGCCGCGGGCTTGACATCTACGTGCAGGTGAACACCTCCGCCGAAGACAGCAAATTCGGCATCGCGCCCGCCGAAGCCGTCGATTTTATCAAAGCCCTGCGCCCCTTCCGGTCGCTGCGCCTAAAGGGCCTGATGACCATCGGCCTGCTGGACGCCGACCCCGAATGGCGGCGGCCTTCCTTACGCCAGCTGCGCCTGGTGCGCAACAAAATCATGCGCGAAGGGATTGAGGGTATCGGTGAACTGGGTTTATCGATGGGCATGAGCGGCGATATGGAAATGGCGATCGAAGAAGGCGCCACCCTGGTGCGCATCGGCACCGCTATTTTCGGCAACCGCATACCCGGCAAAGAAGTGTGGGATGAAACAGCGGCAGCCAATTCTCATTGA
- a CDS encoding methyltransferase domain-containing protein, which yields MSSIDRAKMPKGTSVILDARSLENSYATIIPSIKPGMRILDVGCGTGAITAGLAKATGPTGTAVGIDSSDHLIAKGQSDHADITNLQLLRADLFQYEPVEKFDLIVSARVLQWLGNPYEALLKFKSLLAPGGKVSVLDYNHVALEWQPSPPQSMRQFYQAFLQWRADAGMDNEIALHLPELFRKAGFRDVVSLPADEVYTRGAENFTAKVRIWSVVAESRGQQMVESGYVTEEERLTAIDEYDAWIAASAQQMIMKLTDVQGVL from the coding sequence ATGTCCTCCATAGACCGCGCCAAAATGCCGAAAGGCACCTCCGTCATCCTCGATGCCCGCAGCCTCGAAAACAGCTACGCCACCATCATTCCCAGCATCAAACCCGGCATGCGCATCCTCGACGTAGGTTGCGGCACGGGCGCCATCACCGCGGGACTCGCCAAGGCCACAGGCCCCACCGGAACGGCGGTAGGCATCGACAGCAGCGACCACCTCATCGCAAAAGGACAATCGGACCATGCGGACATCACCAACCTGCAGCTCCTCCGGGCCGACCTGTTCCAGTACGAACCGGTGGAAAAATTCGATCTCATCGTATCGGCCCGCGTGCTGCAATGGCTCGGCAATCCCTACGAGGCGTTATTGAAATTCAAAAGCCTGCTGGCGCCGGGCGGAAAGGTGTCCGTGCTGGATTACAACCACGTAGCCCTGGAATGGCAGCCGTCACCACCGCAGAGCATGCGGCAATTCTACCAGGCTTTTCTCCAATGGCGCGCCGATGCGGGCATGGACAATGAAATCGCCCTCCACCTGCCGGAGCTCTTCCGCAAAGCAGGCTTCCGGGATGTGGTGAGCCTGCCGGCTGATGAGGTGTATACAAGGGGCGCGGAGAACTTCACAGCCAAGGTGCGCATCTGGTCGGTGGTAGCGGAATCGCGGGGGCAACAGATGGTGGAAAGCGGGTATGTAACAGAGGAGGAGCGCCTCACCGCCATCGACGAATACGATGCGTGGATAGCGGCCTCAGCGCAGCAGATGATTATGAAACTGACGGATGTGCAGGGTGTTCTCTGA
- a CDS encoding DUF4468 domain-containing protein, with protein MKNWLFLFLLMPATVFAQNGNGKLPINKEGIVEYSEVVTTDSVNAGTLYSRARLFVANAFNSASDVTKLEDGNTTTIVTKALMPRNFINPLNKSHGGRVAFKFTIQCKDGRYRYSVTDFVHEDRINSSFTGGALENDKPACGGLYMPRKSWEKIKTETAAHAERFIAEMKATMKGSAGFSSENW; from the coding sequence ATGAAAAACTGGTTATTTCTTTTCCTCCTGATGCCGGCCACTGTATTTGCTCAAAACGGCAATGGCAAACTACCTATAAACAAAGAAGGGATAGTAGAATATTCCGAGGTTGTTACAACAGACTCAGTCAATGCAGGTACACTTTACTCACGCGCGAGACTTTTCGTCGCGAATGCGTTCAATTCAGCATCTGACGTCACCAAGCTAGAAGATGGAAACACTACCACTATTGTTACGAAAGCGCTCATGCCAAGGAACTTTATCAATCCCTTAAATAAAAGCCACGGCGGCCGGGTCGCGTTCAAATTTACGATCCAATGTAAAGACGGAAGGTATAGATATTCAGTTACTGATTTTGTCCACGAGGACCGTATAAATAGTTCATTTACCGGTGGAGCTCTTGAAAATGACAAACCTGCATGTGGCGGGCTGTACATGCCACGAAAGAGTTGGGAGAAAATAAAAACGGAGACTGCTGCACATGCTGAGCGCTTTATTGCTGAAATGAAAGCAACAATGAAGGGCTCCGCAGGGTTTTCATCCGAGAACTGGTAG
- a CDS encoding DUF5131 family protein encodes MASSRIEWTEMTWNPTTGCDKISAGCKYCYAEVMAKRLQAMGIDKYKDAFKLSLHEDAINIPYSWKSPKIVFVNSMSDLFHKDVPLEFIKKVFHVMNDNPQHVFQVLTKRSDILLKYSKELKWSHNIWMGVSVEDSRVVERVNDLRKTKARIKFLSCEPLIGPIPKINLKGIDWVIVGGESGRKARPMDVEWVLDIQAQCEKADVKFFFKQWGGVNKKKSGRVLNGRTYDDMPGIELVEDF; translated from the coding sequence ATGGCATCTTCAAGAATAGAATGGACTGAAATGACGTGGAATCCTACAACGGGTTGCGATAAGATTTCAGCGGGATGTAAATATTGCTATGCGGAGGTTATGGCCAAAAGACTGCAAGCTATGGGGATTGATAAGTATAAGGATGCATTTAAACTGAGCCTCCATGAAGACGCTATCAATATCCCGTATTCCTGGAAGAGTCCTAAGATAGTTTTCGTTAATTCAATGAGTGACCTTTTTCATAAAGATGTACCATTAGAATTTATAAAGAAAGTTTTCCATGTGATGAATGATAACCCGCAACACGTTTTCCAGGTGCTGACAAAGCGGTCTGATATACTTCTTAAATATAGCAAAGAACTTAAATGGTCGCATAATATATGGATGGGGGTGTCTGTTGAAGATAGCAGGGTTGTTGAGCGGGTAAACGATCTTAGGAAGACCAAAGCCAGAATTAAATTTCTTTCCTGTGAGCCTTTAATTGGTCCAATTCCAAAAATCAATTTGAAAGGTATTGATTGGGTGATTGTCGGCGGAGAAAGTGGGAGAAAGGCCAGACCGATGGATGTTGAATGGGTCCTGGACATACAAGCTCAGTGTGAAAAGGCAGATGTTAAATTCTTTTTCAAACAATGGGGTGGCGTTAATAAGAAGAAATCTGGCAGAGTACTTAATGGGAGAACATATGATGATATGCCGGGTATTGAGTTGGTTGAGGATTTTTAA
- the tcmP gene encoding three-Cys-motif partner protein TcmP, which yields MALKRNLVDAKDVVLPHSHAKLELYKSYLENYLRILGLSSWISKVNIYDIFCGIGLYKDGNKGSPLLAVECIKENNALFESRGWTKKQIKLSINDGIKEKIENVKSVLEKETISNCVIEYYNKDADAMLDIVIEEVNAFDKNNRNLVFIDPYGYSQISKQKISEILKRNYSEILLFLPIMQMYRFSEIALSDNERKCYENLRNFIFDFFPIDHKIHKEKIDNVFDYINEIKRALSMGDSFYTCSYYIERGKGNYYALFFISSNIYGLEKMLEVIWKADPRSGKGFKKPSTNMSLFAAYEEEMDRRRNIEYLKSQTTEYLKFSGKRISNVDLYEFVLRNEFLPKHINAVLKELKSEGMITATDSHGVEFDTKGAFYIDNEHYKKNDIKVYFILKK from the coding sequence ATGGCTTTAAAAAGGAATTTAGTTGATGCAAAAGACGTCGTACTTCCCCATTCGCATGCCAAGCTGGAATTGTATAAATCGTACTTGGAAAACTATTTGAGGATCCTGGGCTTGTCTTCGTGGATTAGTAAGGTTAATATTTATGACATCTTCTGTGGTATTGGGCTTTATAAGGATGGGAACAAAGGTAGTCCTCTGTTGGCTGTCGAGTGCATCAAGGAAAATAACGCCCTTTTTGAATCGAGGGGATGGACTAAGAAACAGATCAAACTTTCGATAAATGACGGGATAAAAGAAAAGATTGAAAACGTAAAGTCAGTCCTCGAAAAAGAGACAATATCAAACTGTGTAATTGAGTATTACAATAAGGACGCCGATGCAATGCTTGACATTGTAATAGAAGAGGTTAATGCTTTTGATAAAAACAATAGGAACCTGGTTTTTATTGATCCCTACGGATACTCGCAAATAAGCAAACAAAAGATATCAGAGATATTAAAACGAAACTACTCGGAAATTCTTTTGTTTTTGCCGATTATGCAGATGTATCGATTTTCTGAAATCGCTTTATCTGACAACGAGCGGAAATGCTACGAAAATCTCAGGAATTTTATCTTTGACTTTTTTCCAATTGATCATAAAATTCATAAAGAGAAAATTGATAATGTTTTTGATTATATAAACGAAATCAAGCGAGCCCTTTCAATGGGGGATAGTTTCTATACTTGTTCATACTACATTGAAAGAGGGAAGGGGAATTATTATGCTTTGTTCTTTATTTCATCGAATATCTACGGCTTAGAAAAGATGCTGGAGGTAATTTGGAAAGCTGATCCCCGCAGTGGAAAGGGATTTAAGAAGCCTTCCACCAATATGTCCTTGTTTGCAGCATATGAAGAAGAAATGGACCGGAGAAGAAATATTGAATATTTGAAATCCCAGACTACTGAGTATTTAAAGTTTTCCGGAAAAAGGATTTCGAATGTAGATTTGTATGAGTTTGTTCTCAGAAATGAATTTTTGCCTAAGCACATCAATGCTGTGTTGAAGGAACTCAAATCGGAGGGTATGATAACCGCCACGGATAGTCATGGTGTCGAATTCGATACGAAAGGAGCGTTTTATATTGATAATGAACATTATAAGAAAAACGACATTAAAGTGTATTTTATCTTAAAAAAATGA
- a CDS encoding helix-turn-helix domain-containing protein: MSLDNEEFLKRFGANLKRIRKLKGLTLVELEELTGIHNAVLSKIELGKKNILITTLVRLGEGLGVEVGDLVY, encoded by the coding sequence ATGAGCCTGGATAACGAAGAATTCCTTAAACGTTTTGGCGCTAACCTCAAAAGAATCCGGAAGCTGAAAGGTTTGACACTTGTGGAGTTGGAAGAGCTTACCGGGATTCATAATGCCGTACTTTCGAAAATAGAGCTTGGGAAGAAGAATATATTGATTACGACGTTGGTTAGGCTGGGTGAGGGTTTGGGGGTGGAGGTGGGGGATTTGGTTTATTAA
- a CDS encoding sensor histidine kinase, with product MKRSTNISIHVCVWALLFIPALPKLYRWYEAGRWIDIWDHVFFFTTLAATFYYCYILAWPRFNVPGKRWQCPVLLFFTFTVYWVLLLGLHQLTWLSGRPPLIRNLDEAMAAANDSPLHALVFSGIIWGLGEARRRFRENRRLQKENQQVEMDFLRMQFNPHFLFNMLNNLHYSAAKVSEPLAEHVERIANLMSYSIMVSRDGLVELETELAHIGNYVELFRMRFEPKFHVNVEVSGEMDNMRIPPLLLLPFVENAFKHGVVNNPESPVSIRVNVTGNKLEFSVRNGIGHHCKDTTRGIGLPGIRRRLQLIYPGRHSLHISSEQDVYLAQLHINL from the coding sequence ATGAAACGATCCACCAACATATCGATTCATGTATGCGTATGGGCCCTGTTGTTCATCCCGGCGCTGCCAAAGCTCTACCGCTGGTACGAAGCCGGCAGATGGATCGACATATGGGACCACGTGTTCTTCTTCACCACGCTGGCCGCCACGTTTTACTATTGCTATATCCTGGCATGGCCGCGCTTCAACGTGCCGGGCAAACGCTGGCAGTGCCCCGTGCTGCTCTTCTTCACATTCACCGTGTACTGGGTGCTGCTGCTGGGCCTGCACCAGCTCACCTGGCTCTCCGGCCGGCCGCCGCTCATCCGCAACCTGGACGAGGCCATGGCCGCGGCGAATGACAGCCCGCTGCACGCGCTCGTGTTCAGCGGCATCATCTGGGGATTGGGCGAGGCGCGCCGCCGCTTCCGCGAGAACCGCCGCCTGCAGAAAGAAAACCAGCAGGTGGAAATGGATTTCCTTCGGATGCAGTTCAACCCGCACTTCCTGTTCAACATGCTGAACAACCTGCATTACAGCGCGGCGAAAGTATCGGAGCCGCTGGCGGAACACGTGGAAAGGATCGCCAACCTCATGAGCTATTCGATCATGGTGAGCCGCGACGGACTGGTGGAACTGGAAACGGAACTGGCGCACATCGGCAACTACGTGGAATTATTCAGGATGCGCTTTGAGCCGAAGTTTCATGTAAACGTGGAAGTGTCGGGCGAGATGGACAACATGCGCATCCCGCCCCTGCTGCTGCTCCCCTTCGTGGAAAACGCATTCAAGCACGGCGTGGTCAATAACCCGGAAAGCCCGGTATCGATCAGGGTTAACGTAACGGGCAACAAACTGGAATTTTCCGTCAGGAACGGCATCGGCCATCACTGCAAAGACACGACGAGAGGCATCGGGCTACCGGGCATCAGGAGACGCCTGCAACTGATCTACCCCGGCAGGCATTCGCTGCATATCAGCAGCGAACAGGACGTCTATCTCGCACAACTGCATATCAACCTCTAA
- a CDS encoding LytR/AlgR family response regulator transcription factor has translation MATPPIRCIVVDDEDKAAEYIAGLVGKTAFLELVGVSTDPLEALSWVQQGKAELAFLDLTMPELHGIDFIKMSGSKCRFIVTTGYESFALQGFELDVLDFIKKPVSYERFLKAAGKALNVLRATVPPPETDYIFIKGTGNRQLLQKVSHDDILYIQGNGHQTQVMLAKDTITTSTTLTELENALPASRFMRVHKSYIVSIAKIEVIQGNIIILHKTHIPVGQQYQEKFFKTVG, from the coding sequence ATGGCAACACCCCCCATCCGTTGCATCGTAGTAGACGATGAAGACAAAGCAGCCGAATACATCGCCGGCCTGGTCGGCAAAACGGCATTCCTCGAACTGGTTGGCGTCAGCACCGACCCGCTGGAAGCGCTCAGCTGGGTACAGCAGGGCAAGGCGGAACTGGCGTTCCTCGACCTCACCATGCCGGAGCTCCATGGCATCGACTTCATTAAAATGTCGGGCAGCAAGTGCCGTTTCATCGTCACTACCGGCTATGAGTCGTTTGCCTTGCAGGGCTTCGAGCTGGACGTGCTGGATTTTATCAAAAAACCGGTGAGTTATGAACGTTTCCTGAAAGCCGCCGGCAAGGCGCTGAACGTACTGCGCGCAACGGTACCGCCCCCTGAAACGGATTACATTTTCATAAAAGGGACGGGCAACCGGCAGCTGTTGCAGAAGGTCAGCCACGACGATATCCTGTATATCCAGGGAAACGGCCACCAGACACAGGTCATGCTCGCTAAAGACACGATCACGACTTCCACCACCCTCACCGAACTGGAAAATGCCCTGCCGGCCAGCCGGTTCATGCGGGTGCATAAATCCTACATCGTGTCGATCGCCAAAATTGAAGTGATACAGGGAAACATTATCATCCTCCACAAAACACATATTCCCGTGGGGCAACAGTACCAGGAAAAGTTCTTTAAAACCGTAGGGTAA